The Colwellia sp. M166 genome segment GGTTCCTAGCCAAATGAGGGTAAGATTATTGTCCTTTAGATGACCTGATATGAGTATATTAACCTCAACCTTTTAAACCAATATTTGCAGCTATTATCACTCAATGCCTACAGATAAAAAGGTATTTTCTCTATTGCAGGAAATGCCATAATGCTGTGTATAAATAAAGTCTACTAAAGCGATTAATATGAAAATAATCTCCTTAAAACAGCTGTGTTGTGGCCGTTACTTTGTACTGCCGCTAAGTTTTAAGGACGAACCAAGCGGCAAGTATTAACTGTTAACGCTCTACCTCAGTTAACTCATTTAAATAGCGCTGACCATTTTCAACATAATGTTTAGCCGATTGTGTAAACATTTCACGGGTAGAATCATCAAGGGCTTTAATAATTTTTGCTGGCGATCCTAATACTAAGTGTCCGTCAGGTACCTGCATATTCTCAGTAACTAAACTATTAGCGCCAATTAAGCAGTTTTTACCAATGTTAGCCCCATTAAGCACCACCGCATTCATGCCCACTAGCGTATTATCGCCGATAGTACAGCCATGAAGCATCACCTTATGGCCGACGGTGACATCACGTCCGATAGTCATAGGGAAACCTGTATCGACATGCAGAATTGAGCCATCTTGTATATTGGTGTTTTCGCCAATCTTGACGGTTGCCATATCGGCGCGAATAACCACATTAAACCAGATGCTGACATGTTCACTTAAGACAACATCTCCGATAAGTGTGGCATTGGGGGCGATAAAATTATTGTCATGTAAACTGGGGCTAGTGTCAGCGAGTCGGTAAATCATCTTAGTATCCTTATTAAAATCACTCTTGATACCTTAATTTATTCTCACCATAGAGTAAATTAGACCTTAGCGTTATTGCAGATAAAACTTTAAAGATTAATTTATATTGAAAATATATGAGCTTGGTTTTGAGCTACAGGCACAGCAAGTCGTTTAAGCGCAGTTGTTCGTGCCTTTGATACCCATCCAGAAGTTAAAAAACAAATAGAAAGTAACGGGCATCAGGTAAATTGATATTTAGGTTGTAGGTAAAAAATAGATTATGATTGATAAAATGAGACAGCGTGAATTCTGCGTTTGTTTCCACATCTCCAGTATTCTTATTTTCTTTAGGATCTGTTTGAATTTTTCCGGAGTACGGATTGAATAATAATATATTTCAAACTACTTTTGGTGACCTTGAATTAGGGGGTCGTTGCTAACGGATACATTGATTGTCGATCTCATGATGAACTAATAGCTGAGCAATTAGTTTATTGACTGTGCTTATTAATAAGGTTTTTATGAAAAAACTCAACCCCCTAAAGCAGGTCTCTGGCATACCAAAGGCCAAAAATTTCGAGCTAGACCAAGGTCAGTTAACTCACCAAAACTTTCAAAAGGTTATTTTTAATAGCAATAATTTTATCAGCATCGCGACTGACGCTCAGGGGGTAATTCAGTTTTTTAATCTTGGTGCTCAACAAATGTTGGGTTATAACACAGATGATGTGGTGAATAAGCGCACAGCTGCTGACTTATGCGATCCTGAAGTTATGATCAACCGTGCTAAAGCTCTGACAGAAGAATTCCAGGTCATTGTCAAGCCAGATGTTGATGCATTGTTATTCAAAGCCACCCGTAGTATTGACGACATCAATCAGCTGACCTATATCTGTAAAAATGGCAGCCGCTTGTCCGCTATGGTGTCTGTTGTTGCCTTGTATGACACGCAAGACGTTGACATTATCACGGGTTACCTGCTGATCGGTACAGATAATAGTGCACGTAAAGACGCTGAAGAGGCTTTGCTCAAGGCAGATGCGCTGCAGAGTGCCATCCTTAATAGTGCTAATTTTTCCAGTATTGCCACTGATGCCAAGGGAGTCATCCAAATTTTTAATATTGGTGCTGAGCGCATGTTGGGCTTCGCCGCTCTTGATGTTATTAATAAATTAACCCCAGCCGATATTTCCGATCGGCAAGAAGTGATCGCTCGAGCGAAAGAATTGAGCGAGGAGCTCGGTACTAGCATTCAACCAGGTTTTGAAGCCATGGTGTTTAAGGCGTCCCGTGGCATCGAAGATATCTATGAGTTGACCTATATTCGCAAGGATGGATGTCGTTTCCCTGCTATTGTCTCGGTGACCGCGCTGCGTGATGCGCAAGGTACTATTATCGGTTATTTGCTGATTGGCACGGACAACAGTGCCCGCCAAGAAGCTGATAACAAGTTATGGCAAGCCTCGCAATACGCACGTAGTTTGCTTGAAGCCAGCTTAGACCCTTTAGTTACTATCAACGTCTATGGCAAGATCACCGACGTTAATGAAGCGTCTATCAAGGCAACTGGTGTGGCAAGGGATAAGTTGATCGGTACTGACTTTTCCAACTACTTCACCGATCCCGAAGAGGCTAGGAAAGGCTACCAAGAAGCTTTCTCTAAAGGTTCGGTTACCGATTATCCACTTACCATGCGCCACTGTAATGGTCGTCTTATTGATGTGCTTTATAATGCGTCGGTTTATCGGAATGAGCAGGGCAAGGTGCTGGGCGTATTTGCCGCCGCACGTGACATCACCGCACGTAAAAAAGCGGAAGAGGCGCTAGTCAAGGCGGGCGCTTTGCAGAGTGCTATTTTTAATAGCGCTAATTTCTCCAGTATCGCCACTGACGCGAAAGGTGTTATCCAGATTTTTAATGTCGGTGCTGAGCGCATGCTTGGTTACACCGCCATTGATATGGTGGATAAGCTGACGCCGGCCGATATTTCCGACCCACAGGAAGTAATCGCGCGAGCTGAAGAGCTGAGCGAAGAGCTTAAAACGCCGATAGCTCCTGGCTTTGAAGCACTGGTATTTAAGGCATCTCGTGGTATTGAGGACATATACCAGCTCACCTATATTCGTAAGGATGGTAGTCGATTTCCTGCGGTGGTATCTGTTACCGCCTTGCGCGATGCGCAAAATACTATTATTGGTTATTTATTGATAGGTACCGATAATACCGCGCGTATTCAGGTGGAGGAAGAAAGAAAGCGACTTACAGCGACACTACAAGAAAAAAATGCTGAGTTAGAGTCGTCTAAAGCAATAGCTGAAAAGGCTAATAGGGCTAAATCAGAATTCCTGTCCAGTATGAGTCACGAACTACGGACACCGCTTAATGCTATTCTTGGTTTCGCTCAATTGTTGGAAAAAGGTCAGCCACTACCAACAGACGCACAATTGGTAAGATTGCGCCAGATAATTAACGCTGGCTGGTATCTACTTGAGTTGATCAACGAAATTCTCGATCTTGCTGTGATTGAGTCCGGCCGGCTTGCGTTGTCGCGCGAGTCGGTTTTGTTAATTGAAGTTATCAATGAAAGTCGGGCTTTGGTAGAGCCACAGGCACTTAAACGTGACATAAAGCTCATTTTTTTACCCTTTGATAATAGCTGGCATACGAATGCTGATCACACGCGCTTGAAACAGGTGTTGATCAACTTGCTCACCAATGCAATTAAATATAATCGTCAGCATGGCACTATTACCGTGCAATGTAGCGAGATAAAAAACAATAAAACGTCGACCGAACGTATTCGAATAAATATTAAAGATACCGGTAATGGTTTGTCTGTAGAAAAATTAAAACAACTATTTCAACCTTTTAATCGTCTTGGTCAGGAAGAGGGCGCTGAGGAAGGCACTGGCATTGGTTTGGTTGTAACTAAACAGCTGGTTGAATTGATGGGCGGGTCTATCGGGGTAAAGAGTACGGAGGGTGTAGGTTGTGACTTCTGGATAGAACTCAAGCGAGACGTTGCCCCGACACTGCTCGATAATAATGTTCTGTCGACAGAGCTGATACCCCAGGTATCGGGGGCAGCTGGCACTTGCAGTTTACTTTATGTTGAGGATAATCCGGCCAACCTGATGTTGGTCCAACAAATCATCAATGATCAGCCCAATGTCCGTATGTTAAGCGCGAGTGACGGTCATCAAGGCATCGAGTTGGCGCGCACTCAGCGACCCGACGTGATCCTGATGGATATTAATTTACCCGGTATCAGCGGCATCGAAGCGCTGGCTATTCTCAAAAATGATACCAAAACGGCGCATATCCCGGTTTTAGCGATTAGCGCTAATGCTATGCCACGTGATATTAAAAAAGGGCTGCAGGCAGGGTTTTTACGTTATCTGACCAAACCGATTAAAATTTCAGAATTTATTGAAGCGTTGGATTATGCTTTGGAAAATAACCAGTT includes the following:
- a CDS encoding gamma carbonic anhydrase family protein; protein product: MIYRLADTSPSLHDNNFIAPNATLIGDVVLSEHVSIWFNVVIRADMATVKIGENTNIQDGSILHVDTGFPMTIGRDVTVGHKVMLHGCTIGDNTLVGMNAVVLNGANIGKNCLIGANSLVTENMQVPDGHLVLGSPAKIIKALDDSTREMFTQSAKHYVENGQRYLNELTEVER
- a CDS encoding PAS domain-containing hybrid sensor histidine kinase/response regulator — its product is MKKLNPLKQVSGIPKAKNFELDQGQLTHQNFQKVIFNSNNFISIATDAQGVIQFFNLGAQQMLGYNTDDVVNKRTAADLCDPEVMINRAKALTEEFQVIVKPDVDALLFKATRSIDDINQLTYICKNGSRLSAMVSVVALYDTQDVDIITGYLLIGTDNSARKDAEEALLKADALQSAILNSANFSSIATDAKGVIQIFNIGAERMLGFAALDVINKLTPADISDRQEVIARAKELSEELGTSIQPGFEAMVFKASRGIEDIYELTYIRKDGCRFPAIVSVTALRDAQGTIIGYLLIGTDNSARQEADNKLWQASQYARSLLEASLDPLVTINVYGKITDVNEASIKATGVARDKLIGTDFSNYFTDPEEARKGYQEAFSKGSVTDYPLTMRHCNGRLIDVLYNASVYRNEQGKVLGVFAAARDITARKKAEEALVKAGALQSAIFNSANFSSIATDAKGVIQIFNVGAERMLGYTAIDMVDKLTPADISDPQEVIARAEELSEELKTPIAPGFEALVFKASRGIEDIYQLTYIRKDGSRFPAVVSVTALRDAQNTIIGYLLIGTDNTARIQVEEERKRLTATLQEKNAELESSKAIAEKANRAKSEFLSSMSHELRTPLNAILGFAQLLEKGQPLPTDAQLVRLRQIINAGWYLLELINEILDLAVIESGRLALSRESVLLIEVINESRALVEPQALKRDIKLIFLPFDNSWHTNADHTRLKQVLINLLTNAIKYNRQHGTITVQCSEIKNNKTSTERIRINIKDTGNGLSVEKLKQLFQPFNRLGQEEGAEEGTGIGLVVTKQLVELMGGSIGVKSTEGVGCDFWIELKRDVAPTLLDNNVLSTELIPQVSGAAGTCSLLYVEDNPANLMLVQQIINDQPNVRMLSASDGHQGIELARTQRPDVILMDINLPGISGIEALAILKNDTKTAHIPVLAISANAMPRDIKKGLQAGFLRYLTKPIKISEFIEALDYALENNQLSDGT